From the Acidovorax carolinensis genome, one window contains:
- the gyrA gene encoding DNA gyrase subunit A — MTQFAKETLPISLEEEMRRSYLDYAMSVIVGRALPDARDGLKPVHRRVLFAMHELNNDWNRPYKKSARIVGDVIGKYHPHGDSAVYDTIVRMAQDFSLRHMLVDGQGNFGSVDGDSAAAMRYTEIRLAKIAHEMLGDIDKETVDFGPNYDGSEKEPLVLPSKLPNLLVNGSAGIAVGMATNIPPHNLNEVVDACLHMLRNPETTIDELMEIIPAPDFPTAGIIYGINGVKDGYRTGRGKVVMRARCHFEDIDRGQRQSIIVDELPYQVNKKTLQERMAELVHEKKIEGISHIQDESDKSGMRLVIELKRGEVPEVVLNNLYKQTQLQDTFGMNMVALIDGQPRLCTLKDLISVFLQHRREVVTRRTVFELRKARDRGHVLEGLAVALGNIDDFIRIIRESPTPPVAKAELMTRSWDSKLVREMLTRTRADGGVINADDYRPEGLEKEFGMGQDGLYRLSDTQAQEILQMRLQRLTGLEQDKIVAEYKEVMAVIEDLLDILAKPERVSVIIGDELTAIKQEFGQHKLGARRSVVEYSAQDLSTEDLITPTDMVVTLSHTGYIKSQPLSEYRAQKRGGRGKQATATKEDDWIDQLFIANTHDYILCFSNRGRLYWLKVWEVPAGSRGSRGRPIVNMFPLQEGEKINVVLALTGDMRTFPADRYVFMATSMGTVKKTALDEFSNPRKGGIIAVNLDDGDYLIGAALTDGQHDVMLFSDGGKAVRFDENDVRPLGRQARGVRGMMLEEGQSVICMLVAEDENANREGSESTRTSVLTATENGYGKRTSITEYTRHGRGTKGMIAIQQSERNGKVVAATLVHADDEIMLITDKGVLVRTRVSEIRELGRATQGVTLIALDEGSKLSGLQRIVENDANMADEQADGGSGTDSGATAEPDTPDSPDA, encoded by the coding sequence ATGACCCAGTTTGCCAAAGAAACCCTGCCCATCAGCCTTGAAGAGGAGATGCGGCGCAGCTATCTCGACTACGCCATGAGCGTGATCGTGGGACGGGCATTGCCCGATGCGCGGGATGGCCTCAAGCCCGTCCACCGGCGCGTGCTCTTTGCCATGCACGAGCTCAACAACGACTGGAACCGTCCATATAAGAAGTCGGCCCGCATTGTGGGCGACGTGATCGGTAAATACCACCCACACGGCGACTCGGCGGTGTACGACACCATCGTGCGCATGGCACAAGATTTCTCACTGCGCCACATGCTGGTGGATGGCCAGGGCAACTTCGGTTCGGTGGACGGCGACAGCGCCGCCGCCATGCGATATACCGAAATCCGCCTGGCCAAAATCGCGCACGAGATGCTCGGCGATATTGACAAGGAAACTGTCGATTTCGGCCCCAATTACGACGGCAGTGAAAAAGAACCCTTGGTACTGCCCAGCAAGCTCCCTAATCTGCTGGTCAATGGCTCGGCCGGTATTGCGGTGGGCATGGCCACCAACATTCCGCCCCACAACCTCAACGAAGTGGTGGATGCCTGCCTGCACATGCTGCGCAACCCGGAAACCACCATCGACGAGTTGATGGAGATCATTCCGGCGCCCGACTTCCCAACGGCCGGCATCATCTACGGCATCAATGGCGTGAAGGACGGCTACCGCACCGGTCGAGGCAAGGTGGTGATGCGCGCGCGCTGCCACTTCGAGGACATCGACCGCGGCCAGCGCCAATCGATCATCGTGGACGAGCTCCCCTACCAGGTCAACAAGAAGACGCTGCAGGAGCGCATGGCCGAGCTGGTGCACGAAAAGAAGATCGAGGGGATCAGTCACATCCAGGACGAGTCCGACAAATCCGGCATGCGCCTGGTGATCGAACTCAAGCGCGGCGAAGTGCCCGAGGTGGTGCTGAACAACCTGTACAAGCAGACGCAGTTGCAGGATACCTTCGGCATGAACATGGTGGCGCTGATCGACGGTCAGCCCCGCCTGTGCACCCTGAAGGACCTGATCAGCGTCTTCCTGCAGCACCGCCGCGAAGTGGTGACCCGCCGCACCGTGTTCGAACTGCGCAAGGCGCGCGACCGCGGCCATGTGCTCGAAGGCCTGGCCGTCGCCCTCGGAAACATTGACGATTTCATCCGCATCATCCGCGAATCGCCCACGCCGCCCGTAGCCAAGGCTGAACTCATGACGCGCTCCTGGGACAGCAAGCTGGTGCGCGAAATGCTCACGCGCACTCGTGCGGACGGCGGCGTGATCAACGCTGACGACTACCGCCCCGAAGGCCTGGAAAAGGAATTCGGCATGGGCCAGGACGGCCTGTACCGCCTGTCGGACACGCAGGCCCAGGAAATCCTGCAGATGCGCCTGCAGCGCCTAACTGGGCTGGAGCAGGACAAGATCGTGGCCGAGTACAAGGAAGTCATGGCAGTCATCGAAGACCTGCTCGATATTTTGGCCAAGCCCGAGCGTGTATCGGTCATCATTGGCGACGAACTTACCGCCATCAAGCAGGAATTCGGCCAGCACAAGCTTGGCGCACGCCGTAGCGTGGTGGAATACAGCGCCCAGGACCTCTCCACCGAAGACCTGATCACGCCCACCGACATGGTGGTGACGCTGTCCCACACTGGCTACATCAAGAGTCAACCCTTGAGTGAATACCGCGCCCAAAAGCGCGGTGGTCGCGGCAAGCAGGCCACGGCCACCAAGGAAGACGATTGGATCGACCAGCTCTTCATCGCCAATACGCACGACTACATCCTGTGCTTCTCCAACCGTGGCCGCCTGTACTGGCTCAAGGTCTGGGAAGTGCCGGCGGGTTCGCGCGGCTCGCGCGGCCGCCCCATCGTCAACATGTTCCCGCTGCAGGAAGGCGAAAAGATCAATGTGGTCCTGGCGCTCACGGGCGACATGCGCACCTTCCCGGCCGACCGCTACGTATTCATGGCCACCAGCATGGGCACCGTGAAGAAGACGGCGCTCGACGAATTCAGCAACCCGCGCAAGGGCGGCATCATTGCCGTCAACCTCGATGATGGCGACTACCTGATCGGCGCGGCCCTCACCGATGGCCAGCACGACGTGATGTTGTTCAGCGACGGCGGCAAGGCCGTGCGCTTTGACGAAAACGACGTGCGCCCCCTGGGCCGCCAGGCCCGTGGCGTGCGCGGGATGATGCTGGAAGAAGGCCAGAGCGTGATCTGCATGCTGGTGGCCGAAGACGAAAACGCAAACCGTGAGGGCTCCGAGTCAACACGCACCAGCGTGTTGACCGCCACCGAAAACGGCTACGGCAAGCGCACCAGCATCACCGAATACACCCGCCATGGCCGAGGCACCAAGGGCATGATCGCCATCCAGCAAAGCGAGCGCAACGGCAAGGTCGTGGCCGCCACGCTGGTGCATGCCGACGACGAGATCATGCTGATCACCGACAAGGGTGTGCTGGTGCGCACCCGCGTGAGCGAGATCCGCGAACTGGGCCGTGCCACGCAGGGCGTGACGCTGATTGCGCTGGACGAAGGCTCCAAGCTCAGTGGCCTGCAACGCATTGTCGAAAACGATGCGAACATGGCCGACGAGCAAGCCGATGGCGGATCGGGCACGGACAGTGGTGCTACCGCTGAGCCCGACACCCCGGACTCGCCAGACGCTTGA
- the ompA gene encoding outer membrane protein OmpA — protein sequence MKKLNKVAMLFASAALATAAGAQTVDNWKNGSNELVWKNGTNEYCWRDANWTPATAAPGCDGALAAAPAAAPAPAAAPAPAAAAPAPAPAPAVATKVTYAADAFFDFDKSVLKPEGKAKLDDLVSKVKDINLEVIIAVGHTDSVGSDAYNQKLSVRRSEAVKAYLVSKGIEKNRVYTEGKGEKQPVADNKTKEGRAKNRRVEIEVVGTRAAAK from the coding sequence ATGAAGAAACTGAACAAAGTGGCGATGTTGTTTGCCTCCGCAGCGCTCGCAACCGCCGCTGGCGCACAAACCGTCGACAACTGGAAAAATGGCTCCAACGAGCTGGTCTGGAAGAACGGCACCAACGAATACTGCTGGCGCGATGCCAACTGGACGCCCGCAACGGCTGCTCCAGGCTGCGACGGCGCTCTGGCTGCTGCCCCAGCTGCTGCTCCAGCGCCTGCTGCTGCTCCAGCGCCTGCCGCCGCTGCACCTGCTCCCGCTCCAGCACCTGCTGTGGCCACCAAGGTGACCTACGCTGCCGACGCCTTCTTCGACTTCGATAAGTCTGTTCTGAAGCCCGAAGGCAAGGCAAAGCTGGATGATCTGGTTTCCAAGGTCAAGGACATCAACCTGGAAGTCATCATCGCTGTGGGTCACACCGACTCCGTCGGCTCCGATGCCTACAACCAGAAGCTGTCGGTACGTCGTTCCGAAGCCGTGAAGGCCTATCTGGTCTCCAAGGGTATCGAAAAGAACCGCGTGTACACCGAAGGCAAGGGCGAAAAGCAGCCTGTCGCTGATAACAAGACCAAAGAAGGTCGCGCAAAGAACCGCCGCGTCGAAATCGAAGTGGTCGGTACCCGCGCTGCTGCCAAGTAA
- the ubiG gene encoding bifunctional 2-polyprenyl-6-hydroxyphenol methylase/3-demethylubiquinol 3-O-methyltransferase UbiG, which translates to MSESVNADPAELAKFSELAHRWWDPESEFRPLHQINPLRLDWIDGLADLSSKRVLDVGCGGGILSDSMARKGATVTGIDLSTKALRVARLHALEVQTANLDFREVSIEALAAEQPESFDVVTCMEMLEHVPDPASVVQSCARLVKPGGWVFFSTINRNAKAFMLAILGAEYILNMLPRGTHEYAKLIRPSELAASCRAAGLDVMHTCGLEHNPLTRRYWLGNDTSVNYMFATRRAS; encoded by the coding sequence ATGAGTGAATCTGTGAACGCCGATCCTGCCGAACTGGCCAAATTTTCTGAACTGGCCCACCGATGGTGGGATCCTGAGAGTGAATTTCGGCCCTTGCACCAAATCAACCCACTTCGTCTGGACTGGATTGACGGCTTGGCAGATTTGTCGTCAAAACGCGTGTTGGATGTTGGTTGTGGCGGCGGCATTCTTTCGGATTCCATGGCGCGCAAGGGGGCTACCGTCACCGGCATCGATCTGTCCACAAAAGCATTGCGTGTGGCCAGACTGCATGCATTGGAGGTGCAAACTGCCAACCTGGATTTCCGGGAAGTGAGCATCGAAGCGTTGGCTGCAGAGCAGCCCGAGAGCTTCGACGTGGTGACCTGCATGGAAATGCTTGAACATGTACCAGACCCTGCATCTGTTGTTCAGTCCTGCGCACGACTCGTGAAGCCGGGTGGATGGGTCTTTTTTTCCACTATCAACCGCAACGCCAAGGCCTTCATGTTAGCCATTCTGGGGGCAGAATACATTTTGAACATGCTGCCACGCGGCACGCACGAATACGCCAAGCTGATTCGTCCCAGCGAACTGGCTGCTAGCTGCCGCGCCGCTGGACTGGACGTCATGCACACCTGCGGCTTGGAACACAATCCGCTCACCCGCCGCTACTGGCTTGGTAACGATACCAGTGTCAACTATATGTTTGCCACTCGGCGTGCTTCTTGA
- a CDS encoding HAD family hydrolase encodes MFHNIRAVLFDLDGTLIDSAPDLGAAADKMRTDRGMPSLPADRYRPMAGAGARGMLGEAFGLTPEHPDYEALREEFFVNYERRMTHLTTVFDGVGPLIEQLLHKQMLWGVVTNKSARFTQPLTLAMPLFTTASAVVSGDTTPHAKPHPAPLLEAAARLGLAPDHCIYVGDDERDIIAGLAAGMGTVAATYGYLGAKSDPLQWGAHAVINSPTELLQLLGRA; translated from the coding sequence ATGTTTCACAACATTCGCGCTGTGCTGTTCGATCTGGATGGGACCTTGATTGATAGCGCTCCCGATCTCGGTGCCGCTGCTGACAAGATGCGCACAGACCGTGGTATGCCGTCCTTGCCTGCGGACCGTTACCGCCCCATGGCCGGTGCCGGAGCGCGGGGCATGCTGGGCGAAGCGTTTGGCCTGACGCCAGAACACCCTGACTATGAAGCGTTGCGTGAAGAGTTTTTCGTGAATTACGAAAGACGCATGACCCATCTGACCACTGTCTTTGATGGGGTGGGGCCACTGATTGAGCAGTTGCTACACAAACAAATGCTATGGGGTGTAGTTACTAATAAATCGGCCCGGTTTACTCAACCACTCACCCTTGCCATGCCGCTGTTCACTACAGCCAGCGCTGTTGTGAGCGGGGACACAACACCCCACGCCAAGCCGCACCCCGCACCCCTTTTGGAGGCTGCAGCGCGTCTGGGATTGGCTCCGGACCACTGTATCTATGTCGGTGACGATGAGCGCGATATCATCGCCGGCCTTGCCGCTGGCATGGGAACTGTGGCTGCAACGTATGGATATCTGGGAGCGAAGTCAGACCCTTTGCAGTGGGGAGCCCATGCGGTAATAAATTCACCGACCGAGCTCTTGCAATTGCTTGGAAGGGCCTAA